A window of Dorea formicigenerans contains these coding sequences:
- a CDS encoding MBL fold metallo-hydrolase, which yields MIKITYLEHSGFAVECDDYVLIFDYYKGNLPQFDKDKKICVFASHMHYDHFKKKIFTWAEEYENIHYILSDDIEAAGPKDQTEHIGADADFNIWDLRIHTLKSTDEGVAFLVRVKEKTFFHAGDLNWWYWEEEDDETWNEPMRQAYQKEIAKIEGEEIDYAFFPLDSRQGEESVLGINYFMQHTNTKIVFPMHMWGYDILDKFLKNSVSEPYRERIMKVKEPGQSFYFEEER from the coding sequence ATGATTAAAATTACTTACCTGGAACATAGCGGATTTGCTGTTGAGTGTGACGATTATGTATTGATTTTTGATTATTATAAAGGAAATCTGCCACAGTTTGATAAAGATAAAAAAATCTGTGTATTTGCAAGTCATATGCACTACGATCATTTTAAAAAGAAAATATTTACGTGGGCAGAAGAATATGAGAATATCCACTATATTTTATCTGATGACATTGAGGCGGCAGGGCCAAAAGATCAGACGGAGCATATAGGTGCAGATGCAGATTTTAATATTTGGGATTTAAGGATTCATACACTGAAATCCACCGATGAAGGTGTGGCATTTCTTGTAAGGGTGAAAGAGAAAACATTTTTTCATGCAGGAGATCTGAACTGGTGGTACTGGGAAGAAGAGGATGATGAGACCTGGAATGAACCGATGAGACAGGCATATCAGAAAGAGATTGCAAAAATCGAGGGTGAAGAAATTGATTATGCATTTTTCCCGCTTGATTCCAGACAGGGAGAAGAGTCTGTACTTGGTATCAATTATTTTATGCAGCATACGAATACAAAGATTGTATTCCCAATGCATATGTGGGGGTATGACATTTTAGATAAGTTTTTGAAAAATTCAGTGTCGGAGCCGTATAGAGAGCGGATCATGAAGGTGAAAGAACCGGGGCAGAGCTTTTATTTCGAGGAGGAAAGATAG
- a CDS encoding MogA/MoaB family molybdenum cofactor biosynthesis protein gives MKVAIITASTAVYKGEQEDASGKVIRKMVEEAGLDVVFMKALPTDKTVLSTVFQRMADGNLADLILTTGGAGCGPEDCTPEATMEVVDRPLLGIPEGMRAHMLTLTKRAMLNRAAAGIRGNVVIVNLPGKAGAVKECLGYILPEVMHAVEVAQGIK, from the coding sequence ATGAAAGTAGCGATTATTACTGCAAGTACAGCAGTTTATAAAGGAGAGCAGGAGGATGCAAGTGGAAAAGTAATCCGCAAGATGGTGGAGGAAGCAGGGCTTGACGTTGTGTTCATGAAGGCTCTCCCGACAGACAAAACGGTATTATCTACTGTTTTTCAGAGAATGGCAGACGGAAATCTTGCAGACCTGATCCTGACAACAGGCGGAGCAGGCTGCGGACCGGAAGACTGCACACCGGAGGCAACTATGGAAGTTGTAGACAGACCACTTCTTGGAATTCCGGAAGGTATGCGTGCACACATGCTTACACTGACAAAAAGAGCTATGTTGAACCGTGCAGCGGCAGGAATCCGTGGAAATGTTGTGATTGTAAATCTTCCTGGAAAAGCAGGAGCTGTAAAGGAATGTCTTGGATACATCTTGCCAGAGGTCATGCATGCAGTTGAAGTGGCACAGGGAATAAAATAA
- the spoIVA gene encoding stage IV sporulation protein A: protein MDRFQVYKDIEARTNGEIYIGVVGPVRTGKSTFIKRFMDVLVLPEMEDEHARMRTQDELPQSASGRTIMTTEPKFVPKEAAKIRLADDVDVKVRLIDCVGYMVEGAAGYMDGDSQRQVKTPWFAYEIPFAKAAGIGTRKVIHDHSTIGIVITTDGTITDIPRENYKDAERMTIQELNGIGKPFIVLVNSKEPQGERAQNTAKNLEQEYGVRALPVNCEKLTREDICQILSEVLFEFPISEIQFFVPKWVEMLPRDHKIKQDLIEHVRVILERLTKIRDALGSIDVSESEYIDSCKVDQIGMGQGCVNINISIPERYYYEMLSEMTGTKIAGQYELVATIQELAKLKEEYEGVRDAFTTVRMKGYGVVSPVRDEITLLEPELIKQGNKYGVKIHSKAPSIHLIRANIETEIAPIVGTEDQAKDLLTFIKQEAETEHGIWETNIFGKSVEELVMDGIRGKIAMIGDESQTKLQDTMQKIVNDSNGGLVCIII from the coding sequence ATGGATAGATTTCAGGTATACAAAGATATCGAAGCGAGGACGAATGGAGAAATCTACATTGGTGTTGTGGGACCGGTCCGGACGGGAAAGTCTACATTTATTAAAAGATTCATGGATGTGCTGGTGCTTCCGGAAATGGAAGATGAACATGCCAGAATGCGTACGCAGGATGAACTGCCGCAATCTGCTTCGGGACGCACGATTATGACAACGGAACCAAAGTTCGTGCCGAAGGAAGCAGCAAAAATCCGGCTTGCTGATGACGTGGATGTGAAGGTACGTCTGATTGACTGCGTCGGTTATATGGTAGAAGGTGCTGCCGGTTATATGGACGGGGATTCCCAGAGACAGGTAAAAACACCGTGGTTTGCTTATGAGATCCCATTTGCAAAGGCTGCCGGGATTGGAACTAGAAAAGTAATTCATGATCATTCAACCATTGGAATTGTGATTACGACAGACGGTACCATCACAGACATTCCAAGAGAAAATTACAAAGATGCGGAGCGTATGACGATACAGGAATTAAATGGAATCGGAAAGCCGTTCATTGTACTTGTGAATTCAAAAGAGCCGCAGGGAGAACGGGCGCAGAACACCGCGAAGAATCTGGAACAGGAATATGGAGTACGGGCGCTGCCGGTCAACTGTGAAAAACTTACCAGAGAGGATATCTGCCAGATTTTATCGGAAGTCCTTTTTGAGTTTCCGATATCTGAAATTCAGTTTTTTGTTCCGAAATGGGTGGAGATGCTTCCAAGAGACCACAAGATCAAACAAGATCTGATTGAACATGTGAGAGTGATTCTGGAACGACTTACCAAAATCCGGGATGCTCTTGGAAGTATAGATGTTTCTGAGAGTGAGTACATAGATTCCTGCAAAGTGGATCAGATTGGAATGGGTCAGGGCTGTGTGAATATCAACATTTCTATACCAGAAAGATATTATTACGAAATGTTAAGCGAGATGACGGGAACGAAGATTGCAGGACAATATGAGCTGGTTGCAACAATTCAGGAACTTGCGAAATTAAAGGAAGAATATGAAGGAGTCCGGGACGCATTTACAACTGTTCGAATGAAAGGATATGGGGTGGTCAGTCCGGTAAGAGATGAAATTACACTTTTGGAGCCGGAGCTTATCAAACAGGGAAATAAATATGGCGTGAAGATACATTCAAAGGCCCCGTCTATCCATCTGATCCGGGCGAATATCGAGACAGAGATTGCACCGATTGTCGGAACAGAAGATCAGGCGAAAGATCTTCTTACATTCATTAAGCAGGAAGCAGAAACCGAACATGGAATCTGGGAGACGAACATTTTCGGAAAATCTGTGGAAGAATTAGTGATGGATGGTATCCGGGGCAAGATTGCCATGATCGGGGATGAAAGCCAGACAAAGCTTCAGGATACAATGCAGAAGATTGTCAATGACAGTAATGGAGGACTGGTGTGCATCATCATATAA